A genomic window from Oryctolagus cuniculus chromosome 12, mOryCun1.1, whole genome shotgun sequence includes:
- the LEO1 gene encoding RNA polymerase-associated protein LEO1 isoform X3, with protein MADMEDLFGSDADSDAERKDSDSGSDSDSDQENAASGSNASGSESDQDERGDSGQPSNKELFGDDSEDEGASHHSGSDNHSERSDNRSEASERSDHEDNEPSDVDQHSGSEAPNDDEDEGHRSDGGSHHSEAEGSEKAHSDDEKWDREDKSDQSDDEKTHNSDDEERAQGSDEDKLQNSDDDEKMQNTDDEERPPLSDEERQQLSEEEKANSDDERPAASDNEDEKQNSDDEERPPMSDEEKMQNSDEERPQASDEEHRHSDEEEEQDRKSESARGSDSEDEVLRMKRKNAIASDSEADSDAEVPKDNSGTMDLFGGADDISSGSDGEDKPPTPGQPIDENGLPQDQQEEEPIPETRIEVEIPKVNTDLGNDLYFVKLPNFLSVEPRPFDPQYYEDEFEDEEMLDEEGRTRLKLKVENTIRWRIRRDEEGNEIKESNARIVKWSDGSMSLHLGNEVFDVYKAPLQGDHNHLFIRQGTGLQGQAVFKTKLTFRPHSTDSATHRKMTLSLADRCSKTQKIRILPMAGRDPECQRTEMIKKEEERLRASIRRESQQRRMREKQHQRGLSASYLEPDRYDEEEEGEESISLAAIKNRYKGGIREERARIYSSDSDEGSEEDKAQRLLKAKKLNSDEVNPLGREKQKMMIKQIKSIRSM; from the exons ATGGCGGATATGGAGGATCTGTTCGGGAGTGACGCCGACAGCGATGCGGAGCGTAAAG ATTCTGATTCTGGATCTGACTCAGACTCTGATCAAGAGAACGCTGCTTCTGGCAGCAACGCCTCTGGGAGTGAAAGCGATCAAGATGAAAGGGGCGACTCGGGACAACCAAGTAATAAGGAATTGTTTGGCGATGACAGTGAGGATGAGGGCGCTTCTCATCACAGTGGCAGCGATAACCACTCGGAAAGGTCGGACAACAGGTCAGAGGCCTCTGAGCGTTCTGACCACGAAGACAACGAACCCTCCGATGTAGATCAGCACAGTGGGTCGGAAGCCCCcaatgatgatgaagatgaggGCCACAGATCTGATGGAGGGAGCCATCACTCCGAAGCGGAAGGTTCTGAAAAAGCACATTCGGATGACGAAAAATGGGACAGGGAAGATAAAAGTGACCAATCAGACGACGAGAAGACCCACAATTCCGACGACGAGGAGCGGGCCCAAGGGTCCGATGAAGATAAGCTGCAGAATTCCGACGATGATGAGAAAATGCAGAACACAGACGACGAGGAGAGGCCCCCGCTGTCTGATGAGGAGAGGCAGCAGCTGTCTGAGGAGGAAAAGGCTAACTCCGATGATGAGCGGCCAGCAGCTTCCGATAACGAAGACGAGAAGCAGAATTCGGACGACGAGGAACGGCCGCCGATGTCCGATGAGGAGAAAATGCAAAACTCCGACGAGGAGCGGCCACAGGCCTCAGATGAAGAACACAGACATTCggatgaggaggaggagcaggaccGTAAATCAG AATCTGCAAGAGGCAGTGATAGTGAAGATGAAGTTTTACGAATGAAGCGCAAGAACGCAATTGCATCTGATTCAGAAGCGGATAGTGACGCTGAGGTGCCGAAAG ATAATAGTGGAACCATGGATCTATTTGGAGGTGCAGATGATATATCTTCAGGAAGTGATGGAGAAGATAAGCCACCTACTCCAGGACAACCTATT GATGAAAATGGATTGCCTCAGGATCAACAGGAGGAGGAGCCAATTCCCGAGACCAGAATAGAAGTAGAAATACCCAAagtaaatacagatttaggaaacgACTTATATTTTGTTAAACTGCCCAACTTTCTCAGTGTAGAGCCCAG ACCTTTTGATCCCCAATATTACGAAGATGAATTTGAAGATGAGGAAATGCTGGATGAAGAAGGTAGAACGAGGTTAAAATTGAAG GTGGAAAATACCATACGATGGAGGATCCGCCGGGATGAAGAAGGAAATGAGATCAAAGAGAGCAACGCTCGGATCGTTAAGTGGTCAGATGGAAG CATGTCCCTGCATTTGGGCAACGAAGTGTTTGATGTGTACAAAGCTCCACTGCAAGGTGACCACAATCATCTGTTCATAAGACAAGGTACCGGTCTTCAAGGACAAGCCGTCTTTAAAACGAAACTCACATTCAG ACCTCACTCTACAGACAGCGCCACACATAGAAAGATGACGCTGTCACTTGCAGACAGGTGTTCCAAGACACAGAAGATTAGAATCCTACCAATGGCTGGCCGTGATCCTGAATGCCAGCGCACAGAAATGATTAAG AAAGAAGAAGAACGCTTGAGGGCTTCCATCCGGCGGGAGTCTCAGCAGCGGCGAATGAGAGAGAAACAGCACCAGCGGGGGCTGAGTGCTAGTTACCTAGAACCTGATCGCtatgatgaggaggaggaaggcgagGAGTCCATCAGCCTGGCTGCCATCAAAAACAGATACAAAGGGGGCATTCGAG AGGAGCGAGCCAGAATCTACTCCTCAGACAGTGACGAGGGCTCCGAAGAGGATAAGGCTCAGAGGTTACTCAAAGCAAAGAAGCTCAACAGCGATGAG
- the LEO1 gene encoding RNA polymerase-associated protein LEO1 isoform X1, with protein MADMEDLFGSDADSDAERKDSDSGSDSDSDQENAASGSNASGSESDQDERGDSGQPSNKELFGDDSEDEGASHHSGSDNHSERSDNRSEASERSDHEDNEPSDVDQHSGSEAPNDDEDEGHRSDGGSHHSEAEGSEKAHSDDEKWDREDKSDQSDDEKTHNSDDEERAQGSDEDKLQNSDDDEKMQNTDDEERPPLSDEERQQLSEEEKANSDDERPAASDNEDEKQNSDDEERPPMSDEEKMQNSDEERPQASDEEHRHSDEEEEQDRKSESARGSDSEDEVLRMKRKNAIASDSEADSDAEVPKDNSGTMDLFGGADDISSGSDGEDKPPTPGQPIDENGLPQDQQEEEPIPETRIEVEIPKVNTDLGNDLYFVKLPNFLSVEPRPFDPQYYEDEFEDEEMLDEEGRTRLKLKVENTIRWRIRRDEEGNEIKESNARIVKWSDGSMSLHLGNEVFDVYKAPLQGDHNHLFIRQGTGLQGQAVFKTKLTFRPHSTDSATHRKMTLSLADRCSKTQKIRILPMAGRDPECQRTEMIKKEEERLRASIRRESQQRRMREKQHQRGLSASYLEPDRYDEEEEGEESISLAAIKNRYKGGIREERARIYSSDSDEGSEEDKAQRLLKAKKLNSDEEGEPSGKRKAEDDDKANKKHKKYVISDEEEEDDD; from the exons ATGGCGGATATGGAGGATCTGTTCGGGAGTGACGCCGACAGCGATGCGGAGCGTAAAG ATTCTGATTCTGGATCTGACTCAGACTCTGATCAAGAGAACGCTGCTTCTGGCAGCAACGCCTCTGGGAGTGAAAGCGATCAAGATGAAAGGGGCGACTCGGGACAACCAAGTAATAAGGAATTGTTTGGCGATGACAGTGAGGATGAGGGCGCTTCTCATCACAGTGGCAGCGATAACCACTCGGAAAGGTCGGACAACAGGTCAGAGGCCTCTGAGCGTTCTGACCACGAAGACAACGAACCCTCCGATGTAGATCAGCACAGTGGGTCGGAAGCCCCcaatgatgatgaagatgaggGCCACAGATCTGATGGAGGGAGCCATCACTCCGAAGCGGAAGGTTCTGAAAAAGCACATTCGGATGACGAAAAATGGGACAGGGAAGATAAAAGTGACCAATCAGACGACGAGAAGACCCACAATTCCGACGACGAGGAGCGGGCCCAAGGGTCCGATGAAGATAAGCTGCAGAATTCCGACGATGATGAGAAAATGCAGAACACAGACGACGAGGAGAGGCCCCCGCTGTCTGATGAGGAGAGGCAGCAGCTGTCTGAGGAGGAAAAGGCTAACTCCGATGATGAGCGGCCAGCAGCTTCCGATAACGAAGACGAGAAGCAGAATTCGGACGACGAGGAACGGCCGCCGATGTCCGATGAGGAGAAAATGCAAAACTCCGACGAGGAGCGGCCACAGGCCTCAGATGAAGAACACAGACATTCggatgaggaggaggagcaggaccGTAAATCAG AATCTGCAAGAGGCAGTGATAGTGAAGATGAAGTTTTACGAATGAAGCGCAAGAACGCAATTGCATCTGATTCAGAAGCGGATAGTGACGCTGAGGTGCCGAAAG ATAATAGTGGAACCATGGATCTATTTGGAGGTGCAGATGATATATCTTCAGGAAGTGATGGAGAAGATAAGCCACCTACTCCAGGACAACCTATT GATGAAAATGGATTGCCTCAGGATCAACAGGAGGAGGAGCCAATTCCCGAGACCAGAATAGAAGTAGAAATACCCAAagtaaatacagatttaggaaacgACTTATATTTTGTTAAACTGCCCAACTTTCTCAGTGTAGAGCCCAG ACCTTTTGATCCCCAATATTACGAAGATGAATTTGAAGATGAGGAAATGCTGGATGAAGAAGGTAGAACGAGGTTAAAATTGAAG GTGGAAAATACCATACGATGGAGGATCCGCCGGGATGAAGAAGGAAATGAGATCAAAGAGAGCAACGCTCGGATCGTTAAGTGGTCAGATGGAAG CATGTCCCTGCATTTGGGCAACGAAGTGTTTGATGTGTACAAAGCTCCACTGCAAGGTGACCACAATCATCTGTTCATAAGACAAGGTACCGGTCTTCAAGGACAAGCCGTCTTTAAAACGAAACTCACATTCAG ACCTCACTCTACAGACAGCGCCACACATAGAAAGATGACGCTGTCACTTGCAGACAGGTGTTCCAAGACACAGAAGATTAGAATCCTACCAATGGCTGGCCGTGATCCTGAATGCCAGCGCACAGAAATGATTAAG AAAGAAGAAGAACGCTTGAGGGCTTCCATCCGGCGGGAGTCTCAGCAGCGGCGAATGAGAGAGAAACAGCACCAGCGGGGGCTGAGTGCTAGTTACCTAGAACCTGATCGCtatgatgaggaggaggaaggcgagGAGTCCATCAGCCTGGCTGCCATCAAAAACAGATACAAAGGGGGCATTCGAG AGGAGCGAGCCAGAATCTACTCCTCAGACAGTGACGAGGGCTCCGAAGAGGATAAGGCTCAGAGGTTACTCAAAGCAAAGAAGCTCAACAGCGATGAG
- the LEO1 gene encoding RNA polymerase-associated protein LEO1 isoform X2, whose translation MGPDSDSGSDSDSDQENAASGSNASGSESDQDERGDSGQPSNKELFGDDSEDEGASHHSGSDNHSERSDNRSEASERSDHEDNEPSDVDQHSGSEAPNDDEDEGHRSDGGSHHSEAEGSEKAHSDDEKWDREDKSDQSDDEKTHNSDDEERAQGSDEDKLQNSDDDEKMQNTDDEERPPLSDEERQQLSEEEKANSDDERPAASDNEDEKQNSDDEERPPMSDEEKMQNSDEERPQASDEEHRHSDEEEEQDRKSESARGSDSEDEVLRMKRKNAIASDSEADSDAEVPKDNSGTMDLFGGADDISSGSDGEDKPPTPGQPIDENGLPQDQQEEEPIPETRIEVEIPKVNTDLGNDLYFVKLPNFLSVEPRPFDPQYYEDEFEDEEMLDEEGRTRLKLKVENTIRWRIRRDEEGNEIKESNARIVKWSDGSMSLHLGNEVFDVYKAPLQGDHNHLFIRQGTGLQGQAVFKTKLTFRPHSTDSATHRKMTLSLADRCSKTQKIRILPMAGRDPECQRTEMIKKEEERLRASIRRESQQRRMREKQHQRGLSASYLEPDRYDEEEEGEESISLAAIKNRYKGGIREERARIYSSDSDEGSEEDKAQRLLKAKKLNSDEEGEPSGKRKAEDDDKANKKHKKYVISDEEEEDDD comes from the exons ATGGGACCAG ATTCTGATTCTGGATCTGACTCAGACTCTGATCAAGAGAACGCTGCTTCTGGCAGCAACGCCTCTGGGAGTGAAAGCGATCAAGATGAAAGGGGCGACTCGGGACAACCAAGTAATAAGGAATTGTTTGGCGATGACAGTGAGGATGAGGGCGCTTCTCATCACAGTGGCAGCGATAACCACTCGGAAAGGTCGGACAACAGGTCAGAGGCCTCTGAGCGTTCTGACCACGAAGACAACGAACCCTCCGATGTAGATCAGCACAGTGGGTCGGAAGCCCCcaatgatgatgaagatgaggGCCACAGATCTGATGGAGGGAGCCATCACTCCGAAGCGGAAGGTTCTGAAAAAGCACATTCGGATGACGAAAAATGGGACAGGGAAGATAAAAGTGACCAATCAGACGACGAGAAGACCCACAATTCCGACGACGAGGAGCGGGCCCAAGGGTCCGATGAAGATAAGCTGCAGAATTCCGACGATGATGAGAAAATGCAGAACACAGACGACGAGGAGAGGCCCCCGCTGTCTGATGAGGAGAGGCAGCAGCTGTCTGAGGAGGAAAAGGCTAACTCCGATGATGAGCGGCCAGCAGCTTCCGATAACGAAGACGAGAAGCAGAATTCGGACGACGAGGAACGGCCGCCGATGTCCGATGAGGAGAAAATGCAAAACTCCGACGAGGAGCGGCCACAGGCCTCAGATGAAGAACACAGACATTCggatgaggaggaggagcaggaccGTAAATCAG AATCTGCAAGAGGCAGTGATAGTGAAGATGAAGTTTTACGAATGAAGCGCAAGAACGCAATTGCATCTGATTCAGAAGCGGATAGTGACGCTGAGGTGCCGAAAG ATAATAGTGGAACCATGGATCTATTTGGAGGTGCAGATGATATATCTTCAGGAAGTGATGGAGAAGATAAGCCACCTACTCCAGGACAACCTATT GATGAAAATGGATTGCCTCAGGATCAACAGGAGGAGGAGCCAATTCCCGAGACCAGAATAGAAGTAGAAATACCCAAagtaaatacagatttaggaaacgACTTATATTTTGTTAAACTGCCCAACTTTCTCAGTGTAGAGCCCAG ACCTTTTGATCCCCAATATTACGAAGATGAATTTGAAGATGAGGAAATGCTGGATGAAGAAGGTAGAACGAGGTTAAAATTGAAG GTGGAAAATACCATACGATGGAGGATCCGCCGGGATGAAGAAGGAAATGAGATCAAAGAGAGCAACGCTCGGATCGTTAAGTGGTCAGATGGAAG CATGTCCCTGCATTTGGGCAACGAAGTGTTTGATGTGTACAAAGCTCCACTGCAAGGTGACCACAATCATCTGTTCATAAGACAAGGTACCGGTCTTCAAGGACAAGCCGTCTTTAAAACGAAACTCACATTCAG ACCTCACTCTACAGACAGCGCCACACATAGAAAGATGACGCTGTCACTTGCAGACAGGTGTTCCAAGACACAGAAGATTAGAATCCTACCAATGGCTGGCCGTGATCCTGAATGCCAGCGCACAGAAATGATTAAG AAAGAAGAAGAACGCTTGAGGGCTTCCATCCGGCGGGAGTCTCAGCAGCGGCGAATGAGAGAGAAACAGCACCAGCGGGGGCTGAGTGCTAGTTACCTAGAACCTGATCGCtatgatgaggaggaggaaggcgagGAGTCCATCAGCCTGGCTGCCATCAAAAACAGATACAAAGGGGGCATTCGAG AGGAGCGAGCCAGAATCTACTCCTCAGACAGTGACGAGGGCTCCGAAGAGGATAAGGCTCAGAGGTTACTCAAAGCAAAGAAGCTCAACAGCGATGAG